CAACGGCCGGATCTGAGCGCCCGGGAGCTGGCGCGACGGTTGCGCGACGAGACCTCACGGCTTGATGAGTTGAGCATCGGGGAGCTCGCCGTCCGGACCAGTGCTGACCTGAGCTACGACGCGCTGAGTGCTGAGGAAGCGCGGTTGTACCGGCTGATCGGTCACTTCGCGGTTGGTGTCTTCTCGGCCAGGGCGTTGGAGGCAGTCGCGTCACCGGCCGGCGTACGCCGCAGTCTGGATCGGCTGATCGAGGTCAACCTGGTCCGGATCAGCTCGGTCGACCAGCGCGGTACGGCACGCTACCGGGTGCACGATCTGCTGCGGCTGCATGCGCTCGGGGTCGGTGACGACGAGCAGAAAGCACAGGCCGTACGCGACGTCGAGACCGTGGTCGACGCGATCCTGAACAAGATCCGGCGCGCCAACGACGCCTTGTCCTTCGAGTACTTCGGCGTCCTCGAACACACCGGTCCGCTGACCGCGCCGGACCCGTCGCCGTTCACCGAGACCGATGCGATCGCGTGGTTCGACAGTGAGCGCAGCACGTTCGTGCCGGCGATCCGGGCCGCGGCGCAGAACGGTCTGCACGAGTACGCCTGGCGGATCGCGGCGGCCTGGGGGCCGTACCTGGACATGCGCGCGGGCTTCGACGACTGGAACGGCTCGCACCAGCAAGGTTTGCTGAGCGCCGTCGCGTGTGGGGATCGGCGTGGCGAGGCGATCATGCACCGCAACCTCGGCCAGCTCGCGGTGTACCAGGACGACTGGGACAACGCGCGCCGGCACTTCGACCAGGCCGCGCAGGTGTTCGACGAGCTGGGCGATCGGCTCGGCGAAGGTGTCGCCGCCGTCGGGCTCGGCACGTGGCTGCGGGAGCGCGGTCAGCGCGCCGAGGGACTCGCCCAGTACGAGAAGGCGATCGAGGCGTTCGTCGCGGACGGCAACGCGAACGCGGAGGCACTCGCGCGGACGGCAGCCGCCAACGCGTACCTGGCTCGTGGTGATGTGGATACCGCGCAGCAGTACCTGGCGGAGGCGTTTCTGATCGCCGTACGCCGGGTGGACGCGCACCGGGAAGCGAAGGTACGGCGGCGGATCGCGGCGCTCCGGGTGCATCAAGGACGCCACGACGAGGCGGTACGTCAGCTGCGCAAGGCGCTGGCGATCTTCGACGGCATGGGCGACGACCACTGCGCCGCGTACACCCGGGCGCTGCTCGGGCAGGCGCTGAAGGAACGCGGCGAGGTCGCGTCGGCGCGAAAGACCTTGCTGGACGCGATCGACCTCGGTCACCGGCTGGGCGACCGCAGCGTCGAAGGCGAAGCGGCGCAGCACCTCGGCGAGCTCTACCTGTCCACCGGGAACTTCGACAACGCCCGCCGGACGCTCGAACGCGCCGCCCGGGTGTGGCAGCAGGCAGGCAACGACGGCGCGGCAGGCGAATGCCGCCGGCTGCTGGCGGGTTCCGTCCCGGGTGCCGCCGCCGGCTGACCCACCGCCTTCAGCCAACCTTCCCCGCCGTCACCCTTTCCCCGCCCCGCCGTCACCCCTTCCCCCGGCCCGCCTTCAGCCACCTTTCCCCTCCCTCTCTGTCTTTCCTTTCTTCAGCTGTCTTCAGCCACCTGCTGACGCGTCAATGTACGGCGGCTGTATCCCCGGCCGACAAGATTTCAGTTATGCCACGGCACAGGCCGAGGACGGGGGAATCGGGGGAGTACCTATGGCCTGCGGGGAGGTTGTGGTGGAGGGCCGGAGCGTCCCGCGGGTGGCGAACCCGCGGGACACCGAGTCGGCGCTGAACTGGCAGCTGGAGCGGATCGGTTCGGCGGCCTGGCTGGACTGGCCGCTGAAGTTCCAGCGGATGGCCTTCGGCTACGCGAACGACAGCGGCTGGCACGACGCGGCCGACGCGGTCAGCTGGCTGGACCACCACAAGTTGCTCCGCGAAGGCCAGGCGCCTCGTGGAGCGCTCGTCTGGTACCACGCCGGCGACCGCATCCGAGTCGCTTGCTCGCTCGGCTCAGGTCAGGTCGTCGGCCCGCTACTCACTGGTCCGGTCGAGGTCGCGCTGCTCATCTCGCTCAGCACCGACTACGTGTGGTCGGACCCACACTTCCCGTTCGGCCACTGACCGGGACAATTGCGCGGTGGGAGAACTCGACACCGTCACGTCCGCCAAGCCGGTCCGCCACGGCGCCGGACTGTGGCTCAGCCACCGCTTCTCGGCCTCCTGGGGCTGGGCCCGGTTGCTACTGATCAAGAACTGGGCTGTCGTCGCCGGCACGGTCCTGTCGCTCATTGGTGTCCTGGCGCTCGGAGTGGAAAGCCTCGGAACCGGAGTGATCGCGGTCGTCCTGGCGGTTGTCGGACTGATCCCGCTGGTCAGTGACTGGGTCAAAGTGCGACAGGAACTACAGGACCTGTACTCACTCGACCATCCGGTGCCAGATGTCGTACTGGAAGGGGACTGGCAGCTGGTCCGGTGCGCGCAGGGCCGTGTTGTCACCAGCCCATCGGTGGATCGCAGCCTGGATCGGCCTGTTGCGGTCGACTCACGGCCGTACCGGCTTCCGCCCGACCTGGCGGCGGTCAAGCCGACGGTGATCGCACTGGCTCGGTCGCAGCGGTCGCGTACGGCCGCACCGCCCTTCGACGGGCTGAACGTCGGGCTGTGCGATGACCCGGACCCGTCCGGCGGCGCGGTCCGGCTGCAACCGGTGCGGTACTTCGACATGATGGCGTCGAACTACCTGGCCGGTCACCAGTGGCTGAGCCGAAGCCTCGGCCGGCCCGTCGCGGACATCACCCAGCGTCTGATCAGCGACGACGGCCGGCTGATCGCACTGAACTCCACCGGTCTCGGCAACCAGGTCGGTGTCTCCACAGTCGCGCTGACGA
The genomic region above belongs to Kribbella solani and contains:
- a CDS encoding BTAD domain-containing putative transcriptional regulator; translation: MDSLRYGILGPLRLMHGPAQPLKAAKPRRLLATLLLHPNRFVSTDLIADALWETNPPRSATANIRTYVRALRGLLQEAGLPAPIDTSAAGYSIEVGVDELDASLFESLLAEGGHLRDAGDGRQAMQVLSRAYALWRGRPLEDLPMPAAWEGSVARLEAQHRGLVDSLLDLRLEYGDASGAAVLLSGRLTDDPYDEQLWRRLVDALVAAGRVGEARAAYAKAVQTLADELDIKPGPELEAAGARAENGRSANWPNPGIPAARTTDRPGPVVQPRPMAAPELTDPLRPPSQLPLDLADFSGRQNKLEQLRDLVCGRDPVRPPIAVISGAPGTGKTSLAVRLGHLVREHFPDGQIYLDMHGATQPRDPAAALTDLLLSLNLPDFAIPTDPERRSAMLRSELASRRVLIILDDVATAGQVTPLMPGTGASAVVVTSRNRLMDLAGADSMPLDTFDDREAAVLLASVAGVGRIEAGSPEAEEILSACANLPLAIRIVGSRLAQRPDLSARELARRLRDETSRLDELSIGELAVRTSADLSYDALSAEEARLYRLIGHFAVGVFSARALEAVASPAGVRRSLDRLIEVNLVRISSVDQRGTARYRVHDLLRLHALGVGDDEQKAQAVRDVETVVDAILNKIRRANDALSFEYFGVLEHTGPLTAPDPSPFTETDAIAWFDSERSTFVPAIRAAAQNGLHEYAWRIAAAWGPYLDMRAGFDDWNGSHQQGLLSAVACGDRRGEAIMHRNLGQLAVYQDDWDNARRHFDQAAQVFDELGDRLGEGVAAVGLGTWLRERGQRAEGLAQYEKAIEAFVADGNANAEALARTAAANAYLARGDVDTAQQYLAEAFLIAVRRVDAHREAKVRRRIAALRVHQGRHDEAVRQLRKALAIFDGMGDDHCAAYTRALLGQALKERGEVASARKTLLDAIDLGHRLGDRSVEGEAAQHLGELYLSTGNFDNARRTLERAARVWQQAGNDGAAGECRRLLAGSVPGAAAG